One Pseudoalteromonas sp. UG3-2 DNA window includes the following coding sequences:
- the rarD gene encoding EamA family transporter RarD: MSVIDEQNKGHLLAILAFLMWGLAPIYFKQLIHVDAIEILVHRVIWSVLFIMLIVLAKKQWPKIVAIVRQPKLLAMLTLTACLLGFNWGLFIWSVNNGFMLDASLGYYINPLLNVLLGMLFLSERLRRAQKFAVVLAIVGVVLQLISFGSFPVIAFSLAGSFAIYGLLRKTLAVESLPGLLIEALILSPIALMYWWWVEPSATSNLYANNWYTNALLISAGIVTTLPLLCFTAAAKRIPYTTLGFFQYIGPSLMFILAVVLYGEAFDTERAVTFAFIWSALAMFSLDSYRDRRKRLANKTVSS; this comes from the coding sequence ATGTCGGTAATTGATGAACAAAACAAGGGGCACCTGCTCGCCATTCTTGCCTTTTTAATGTGGGGCTTAGCACCCATTTATTTTAAACAACTTATTCATGTGGATGCGATTGAGATCTTAGTGCACAGAGTGATTTGGTCTGTATTATTTATTATGTTAATAGTATTGGCAAAAAAACAGTGGCCTAAGATTGTCGCAATTGTTCGACAGCCAAAACTATTGGCAATGCTAACGCTCACTGCCTGTTTGCTGGGGTTCAACTGGGGACTCTTTATCTGGTCGGTGAATAATGGCTTTATGCTCGATGCCAGTTTAGGGTATTACATCAACCCGCTATTAAATGTATTGCTAGGCATGTTATTTCTTTCTGAGCGTCTGCGCCGCGCACAAAAGTTTGCTGTGGTGTTGGCTATAGTGGGTGTGGTGTTGCAATTAATCAGCTTTGGCTCTTTCCCTGTTATTGCGTTTTCATTGGCGGGCTCTTTTGCCATTTATGGTCTATTGCGAAAAACCCTCGCGGTTGAGTCTTTACCTGGGTTACTGATTGAGGCATTGATCTTGAGTCCCATCGCACTAATGTACTGGTGGTGGGTGGAGCCCAGTGCCACAAGTAATTTGTATGCCAACAACTGGTATACGAATGCATTACTAATAAGCGCCGGAATTGTGACTACCTTGCCGTTACTTTGCTTCACTGCAGCTGCAAAGCGGATCCCCTATACCACATTAGGTTTTTTCCAATACATTGGACCCAGTCTAATGTTTATTTTGGCGGTGGTGTTATATGGCGAAGCCTTTGATACTGAGCGGGCGGTTACCTTTGCTTTTATATGGAGTGCACTGGCGATGTTTAGCCTTGACTCATACCGCGATAGACGTAAACGCTTAGCCAATAAGACGGTTTCGTCCTAA
- a CDS encoding GGDEF domain-containing response regulator, which produces MTRKILIIEDTPTIARVQKHIATSAGYHADIAESRAQAEALIKQNQYFCAVVDFILPDAPRGEAIPCTIKANIPTIVMTGNLESQTRKTVEQYPIIDYITKENKQAYHYLRRQLERLPRNENVKILIVDDSATARQYISTLVKRHKYQVFEATDGIEALEVLKAHTDISVIITDSEMPNMRGEELCSEIRRLYTDDDKAIIGVSGVDTDHLSTRFLKNGANDYLRKPFNAEEFYCRLSQNVDMLEHIQTIRKQANTDYLTELPNRRYFFATVRKALHQRAKQQQSSAIAMLDIDHFKLVNDNYGHDYGDAVLEAFSRAFKQYFQQDLMARLGGEEFAVFFATEDKDACLERLEAFRAYIADNSASFTDKDITFTISIGFSDEVSSDIDRLVKQADINLYQAKELGRNRLIG; this is translated from the coding sequence GTGACTCGAAAAATCTTAATCATTGAAGACACCCCAACAATTGCCAGAGTACAAAAGCATATAGCCACCAGTGCCGGCTATCATGCCGATATAGCCGAGTCTCGAGCCCAAGCTGAGGCGTTAATCAAACAAAACCAATATTTTTGCGCAGTAGTTGACTTTATATTGCCCGACGCCCCTCGTGGAGAAGCAATCCCCTGCACTATCAAAGCCAATATCCCTACTATAGTCATGACGGGAAACCTGGAGAGCCAAACACGTAAAACGGTTGAACAGTACCCTATCATTGATTACATCACTAAAGAGAATAAACAGGCTTACCACTATTTGCGCCGCCAATTGGAGCGATTGCCTAGAAATGAAAACGTCAAGATACTTATTGTTGATGACTCAGCGACGGCAAGACAATACATCTCAACTTTAGTGAAACGTCACAAATACCAAGTCTTCGAGGCCACTGACGGCATCGAAGCGCTCGAAGTGCTTAAGGCACACACAGATATTTCGGTTATTATTACCGACAGTGAAATGCCCAATATGCGCGGAGAAGAACTCTGCTCAGAGATCAGGCGCTTATATACCGATGATGACAAAGCGATTATTGGTGTTTCAGGGGTCGATACAGACCACCTGTCAACGCGCTTTCTTAAAAATGGCGCTAACGATTACTTACGAAAACCATTTAATGCCGAAGAGTTTTATTGTCGCTTAAGTCAAAACGTCGACATGCTCGAGCATATTCAGACCATCCGCAAACAAGCCAATACAGATTACCTTACAGAGTTACCTAATCGTCGTTATTTCTTTGCTACAGTTAGAAAAGCACTGCATCAAAGGGCTAAGCAGCAGCAATCAAGTGCCATCGCCATGCTTGATATTGATCATTTTAAACTGGTTAATGATAACTATGGTCACGATTATGGCGATGCCGTGTTAGAAGCCTTTAGCCGTGCTTTTAAGCAGTATTTTCAGCAAGACTTAATGGCTCGCTTAGGTGGTGAAGAGTTTGCGGTGTTCTTTGCAACTGAAGATAAAGACGCTTGTCTCGAAAGATTGGAAGCTTTTAGAGCCTATATTGCCGACAATAGCGCGAGTTTTACCGATAAAGATATAACCTTTACCATTTCAATTGGTTTTAGTGATGAGGTCAGCAGTGATATCGACCGCTTGGTTAAGCAAGCCGATATCAACCTTTATCAAGCTAAAGAGTTAGGACGAAACCGTCTTATTGGCTAA
- the maoP gene encoding DUF413 domain-containing protein, with product MDHNLATLKHAFTSPKAFYDDANFPRGFGRSGHFTLQEAEILEQCGVTLRSLYSKAQEPQNSFQLQFVQVMDGASVPTNAVEKAWAKYLKLTTCKTKFHTLFGRSKVQNDTSVAVSVDIDDDL from the coding sequence ATGGATCATAATCTAGCCACTTTGAAACACGCTTTCACAAGCCCTAAAGCATTTTATGATGACGCCAACTTCCCCCGTGGATTTGGTCGCAGCGGTCATTTCACTTTACAAGAAGCTGAAATTCTTGAGCAATGTGGTGTAACGCTAAGAAGCTTATACAGCAAAGCACAAGAACCGCAAAACAGTTTTCAGCTGCAATTTGTTCAAGTGATGGATGGTGCCTCTGTTCCTACCAATGCTGTGGAAAAAGCTTGGGCTAAATATTTAAAGCTAACAACCTGTAAAACTAAATTTCATACTTTATTTGGTCGTTCAAAGGTGCAAAACGACACCAGTGTGGCCGTCAGTGTTGACATTGATGATGACCTGTAA
- a CDS encoding LysR family transcriptional regulator: protein MDIDLLKTFVEVVRTRHFGRAAENLYITQSAVSFRIRQLEQSLGVNLFIRQRNNIQLTAPGERLLPHAKMILTGMQRAKVDVALANNMHKQVSLSGTANIWDAFLQFGINHIVSAMPGVSLVAEIKAQQESTRLLLERTLDVAVLFDPPKVDELVVKPIRNLAIIPVSTFDKVSKAEFFDNQYVYVDWGTAYSLWHAKQYSGSNPPYFRTSTGRIALDLILQCGGSAFVPEVLAQDAIAKGHLFLVEEVEQNAREVFVAYHKDNEQIEHIETIVSLLTEVK from the coding sequence ATGGACATAGATCTATTAAAAACTTTTGTCGAGGTGGTACGCACTCGCCATTTTGGTCGTGCCGCCGAGAATTTATACATTACTCAGTCGGCAGTGAGCTTTAGGATCAGGCAGTTAGAACAGAGTTTGGGAGTGAATTTGTTCATTCGCCAGCGCAATAATATTCAATTAACTGCCCCTGGAGAGCGGCTACTTCCTCATGCAAAAATGATTTTAACGGGCATGCAGCGTGCTAAAGTAGACGTGGCCCTGGCTAATAATATGCACAAACAGGTGTCACTCAGTGGTACGGCAAACATATGGGATGCTTTCTTACAGTTTGGCATTAATCATATTGTCTCGGCGATGCCAGGGGTTTCTTTAGTGGCAGAAATAAAAGCACAACAAGAAAGTACCCGGCTACTGTTGGAACGCACCTTGGACGTGGCGGTGCTTTTTGATCCCCCCAAGGTCGATGAGCTGGTGGTAAAGCCCATTCGTAACTTGGCGATAATACCGGTCAGCACTTTTGATAAGGTCTCCAAAGCCGAGTTTTTCGACAACCAATACGTTTATGTTGATTGGGGCACGGCGTATTCACTGTGGCATGCGAAGCAATACTCAGGCAGCAACCCTCCTTACTTCAGAACCAGCACGGGAAGGATTGCTTTAGACCTCATATTACAATGTGGTGGCTCTGCCTTTGTTCCAGAAGTCTTGGCGCAAGATGCCATTGCCAAGGGGCATCTATTTTTAGTGGAGGAAGTAGAGCAAAACGCAAGGGAAGTATTTGTTGCTTACCACAAAGACAACGAACAAATAGAGCATATTGAAACCATTGTTAGTCTTCTGACTGAGGTAAAATAA
- a CDS encoding porin yields the protein MKLTKTALALSLLGAFAFQANAEVDVYGKANVSVQSSDDGAGSFTEIKSNASRLGFKGSEKLDSGLEVIYKLEFQVDVSDADSKGDKDNITARNQYVGIKGNFGQVVVGRNDTALKQSQGKIDQFGDLEGDIKVLFKGENRLGNSISYQSNSLNGFRILGSYIAEDKEEGENGLSTALTYGDGKLKNSSIYAAIAVDSEVKGYDAVRMSVQGKLADFKLGAMYQTQEKVDGTAEADGYMLNAAYKLGSSTLKAQYQVIDFDSGDKVDGISLGVDYKLAKNAKVYGFYSTFDADNQVEKDYLGVGVEYKF from the coding sequence ATGAAACTAACTAAGACTGCTTTAGCTTTATCTCTTCTAGGCGCGTTCGCTTTCCAAGCCAATGCTGAAGTTGACGTTTATGGTAAAGCAAATGTTTCTGTTCAATCATCTGATGATGGTGCAGGCTCTTTCACAGAGATCAAGAGCAATGCTTCTCGCCTAGGTTTTAAAGGGTCTGAAAAGTTAGATTCTGGCTTAGAGGTTATTTATAAACTTGAATTCCAAGTGGATGTTTCTGACGCCGATTCGAAAGGCGATAAGGATAATATTACAGCTCGTAATCAGTATGTTGGTATTAAGGGTAACTTCGGTCAGGTTGTTGTAGGGCGTAATGATACCGCGTTGAAACAATCTCAAGGTAAAATTGACCAGTTTGGTGACCTTGAAGGCGATATCAAAGTTTTATTCAAAGGCGAAAACCGCTTAGGCAACTCAATTTCTTATCAGTCTAACAGCTTAAATGGCTTCCGCATTTTAGGAAGCTATATTGCAGAAGATAAAGAAGAAGGTGAAAACGGCTTATCGACAGCACTTACTTATGGCGATGGTAAATTAAAGAACTCTTCTATTTATGCTGCAATTGCGGTTGATAGCGAAGTAAAAGGGTATGATGCGGTGCGTATGTCTGTTCAGGGTAAGCTGGCTGACTTTAAACTAGGTGCAATGTACCAAACACAAGAGAAAGTAGACGGCACTGCTGAAGCGGACGGCTACATGTTAAATGCAGCTTACAAACTAGGTAGCAGTACCTTGAAGGCGCAATACCAAGTTATTGACTTTGATAGTGGTGATAAAGTGGATGGTATTTCACTAGGTGTGGACTACAAACTAGCGAAAAACGCAAAAGTGTATGGTTTCTATTCTACCTTTGATGCCGATAACCAAGTTGAGAAAGATTACTTGGGCGTAGGTGTCGAATACAAGTTCTAA